Below is a window of Theropithecus gelada isolate Dixy chromosome 15, Tgel_1.0, whole genome shotgun sequence DNA.
aacaaaataaatatccatcaTCATTGCCCccagctttctttttctcccttcattcTCCCAAACTCAACAGCACTTCTTGTCAAAGCTTCCTCCCCTGCCTCTCCAGCTACCTTTAGAGGGAGAGCAAGCCCAACTGTCATTCCTCACGCAGTGGAGGTGATTTTAGAACAACATACCCGGACACAGGTTGCTACTGTTTGCGAAATGTGAACAAGGGCTTCTCCCGCTCTGAAGACACTTCACTCACTTCTTCcccttcttaaaagaaaattccaaCTGCAATCCCATCTAAGATGACATAAAATTGGGCTAGGGTTGTGGCTcacagaaaagagaggaagaaaggaagagaacgAAAAGCAAAGTAGTATGGTCATTGAGGAGCCTTGGGCCATTATCTGGAAAGGAAGCAAAGCAAAAGATCCTGCTGTCTGCCCCCTACCCTGTAGATGGTGACTTCACTCTATGACTGGAGACTGCTGCATAATCAATTCAAAAAATTAAGGAGCAGCCTAGTTTTAAGTCACCTGTTTTTCGAGATAGTTCCTTGGGTTACTGATTACACGGGAAAAGCCCTTCTGTCTCTCTCACGTGATCCCAGGAAACGAGCCTGGGACACACCGCAGTGGTGTGTGAAAGAAGCTGACCGCTGATATCCCTGGGTTGCCACCGTTCTGCCAAAAGACAGAAAGCTTCAGTCTTCAATGAAGAAAAGTAGAGACTTTATCTTCATGGTAAATTGGCAAAATAGGATGTAAGCTCAAGAAGGGCAGatgacaaaaatatatttgcatgtaCCCATAGAGAAAGGGCAGAACCCTGAAACGActtctgttttaataaataataggGCTGAGCAATATTCTGGAAGATGGGGATGGTGGCTTAGTTACTGACGTGGTGGCTGCTATTAGGATTATGATGTTCAAAACAGGTGGCCTAATAAAAGTtagagggaaaagggaagacaTTTGTCGGCATCATATGGGAGAGGGGATGGAGGAGACAAACCAAGGCTTTCAGGGTCAGTTGTGACTTGAATGCTTTTAGTTTTAATGTCTTTTGCAGTCCCCAGAGGATCCAGGATAAGAAGACAAAGAGATTCTCCTAGGCTTTCTGCATCCTCAGCCAGATGAGAACAGTAAGAAGTCAGGAAGAAAGAGGAGCAGAAGACGATGGGAACAGAACCCACTTGATTCCTCTCAAGAGCTCGGGCAACTTGGAAGAACGAAGAGCTAATGGCACTAAACGCAGAAGAGAAGGACGACCTGAAGCCTCCCAGACCGAGAATCCTGGACCTTCTGTTGCCACCAAACTATCCACGTGGAAGGAAACCAGATCGAAACTCGACCTTTCCCTGAACAGAAAGATGAGGAAGGTCCAACCTGCAAAGAAATCAAAACAAGCCAAACCAATCCAAGTATAATTCAGGAATGCCCACATTCTGAGATGCTCTTTCCTGAGCTGCTTTAGGCAATGGGGTTAGTAAGTAACTCGAATCGCTCACACACAAGAATGCTCATCCAGACCTTCCAGTTCTCACCTTCACGGCAGCTGACACAGCTGGGACATTGCCATACTGGACGTGCTTTCGGAGGTGATTGCAGATGGCTCGGAGCGTTGGGTGCACTTCCACACAGAATTTACATTTGTAGCCCACCACTTTCCTCTCCTTGATCTTTGGCACCTCTTCTAAGTGACCAAAAGGCTGGTAAAATACAGTGGTAGCCATCAGTACTCCGAGCCCTCCCTCGATTGTCGGAATTTATTCTTGCagtttattaacatattttattttaaagccgATTATCAGGTTAAAAACCAAGGGAGATATAGGCGagtatttttatataacaaattTGTCAGCATCATGGCACGCTGCCTACTATGCAAAGTCTTTGGAACCCAAATACGTTACGGCTTGTGAGTAGAGAAgatttctgtgcagaagctcattgTCACTGCCACTAAGTTATCTGGTTTTCAAACCAGTTTCAACTAGGCAGGTGAAACGTTGCATAGTTGCGCCATTAATGAACTtcttgataaaataaaatctactcCTGGAGACGTTAGGTTCGTGTAGCAAACACTGAAGACCAAGACATGGCTGAGAAGTGCTAATGGTACCAAGAGACAGCCCACACTGCCTTAGGAAAGAGCGAGCGTTGTTGTAAAACTAGGCTTCAGATAAAGCTACTTGGCAGAAAGACATACATAGAAACCACCCCAAACCTCCCCTGGGGAGCCATGGGAGGAGtcaaagggaaggagggaggggaacgGGACCAAGGAGAGGGATGAgcacagaatgggagataatCAAGCTCGAAATGTTTAATTGACTTATTGAGCTCTCTGGCAAGCTAAGTCACTAGGAAGCCTGCAGCAGTTTGGCTGGCAACGAAGAAGTGCATGTGGGCACCAGTGATGAGAGGCCTCCTGGGGGAAGGGAAATCAAAACATATCCTTACCCTCTCTTGTTTGAAATCTGCAAAAGCACCATCTGCATATTTCTGCTTGCTCAAAAGCTGTTTCCTCCTCTCCTGACGTTTGGCACGCTTCTGGAATTCCTCATTGTGAATGTTCAAGTGTGAGGTCAGCTCGGCTGTGCTTTGCAGTTTGCTATCACAGTGCTTACACTGGTAGGTGGAGTTCTGTAAGCGGGGGCCGTTGCCCAGAATGATGAAGTCCCTCTTTAGGTCCCGACTGTGGTGGTCAGTGTAATGCATGCACAGCAGCTCTGCAGTGCTAAAGGACAACTTGAAGCATTTGATGCAGCGGAACGGGAGCCACTCGATTTCCTGAGCTTCACCCTCCACCTCGGCTTTCTCAAAGctgcttctctcctcttcttccatcAGCGTGGGCTTCTCATGCTCATCTGCATAGACGGCCGTGAAGTAGCCCCCCAACTTGCTGGCGTGCTGCTTCTTTGGGAACACCCCTGGGTGGCGTTTCATGTAATGCGACACAATGCCCTTCTTGCTGAACGACTGGAAAGAGCACAAGGAGCACTTTTTCTTCTCCACTGCCCGCCGGAGTTCCTCGCTCAGCTGAGGGGAGTCGTCCTTGGGCGGGGATGGGATGATCACTTTGTTGGGCTTGTCACTGATGGTCCTAGAGGCTGCCAGGCAGTGAGTGTAATACGCATCAATGTCGTGGCGCTTCTGGTAGTGGGCTGCCAGACCTTTGCGGATGGGGTTGGTGTAGGCACACAGGGCACACTTGAAGAGGTTGTTCTTGCCTTCCGGCTGGGCTCGGACATTATTGTGCTTGATGCGGTAGTGCCTGGCGATCCCCTTCCTCGTGGAGCAGAAGTACTTGCAGAGCTGGCACCGGAACACAGTGTGGGAGACCAGGTGGGAGGTAGAGAAGTGAGAAGTGGACACGggctcctctcccacctcctcctcagTGATAGAGACTTGGGAAGGGCTCACTTCAGTGGTCATCTCAGGCTCAAGGGGGACTGGCAGCTTCGGGGGCGACTGGGAAAAGACATCAAATTCAGGCTGATTGTGATACTTCTCGTAGTGGATTTTCAGTTTCTCCAAAGTGCCATGCGTGTACGGACACAGTTTGCACCGGTAGGCGCCATACCCTTGCTTGAAGATCCTGCTTGTCTCCTCCACGTCGTTCTGGGATATGTCAGCAGACTGCTCTACGTCGTGCACAAAGTCCTCAGCGGTCACCTTGATGGACGGATGTCGCTTCTGGTAGTGGGTCAGGACACCGTGGATGCGGGTGTTGATGTATGGGCAATGCCTACATTTGTAGACGGCACCTGGGTTGATGTCAATGTCCTGGGCAAAGTCAGCAGCCTTCACTTTCATGCCAGGGTGCTTCTTCCCATAATGGGTGAGAAGACCGTGCAAGTTGTTATACTCAGATTGGCATACCGTGCACTGGTATGGGGTGGAGGATATGGCGGGGTTGGCTGAAGCTAGCTGCAGGCTTTTCTCAGGCGACAGTCTTGCATCCTCTGGACATTCAGCTTCCTGCTCCGGGAGAGGGGTGGGTATACTGTTTTCACAATTCACAGGGCCTGCCAACTCTTCGGATGAAAGAATGGGCTTCTCCACAGCATCTTTCTCCTTGATGATGTCCAACAGCACTGACTCATCACCATTCATGGCCCAGGGGTGGAACGCTTGGTAGTGATTAGTGATGTCCCAGATGGAGACAGCTTCAAAAACACAGTCCCTGCATCTGTAGGTTTTGGCTTCGGCTGGCATTGTGAGAGAGGGAGGGGATGGGTCTGGCCCAGCCCACAGTTTAGTAGCCATGTAGGTGTAATCAACATAGTGTTCTGGATGCCTCCGTTGGTAATGCAGGAGCAAACCATTGGGCTCCGTATGGGAGTAAATGCACCACTCGCAGTGGTAGCCAGCTTCTATCAAGCCATCTAGAAATGCCCATCGCATGATGGACGTGACTGTGGCTTTCAGGGCGGGGTGGTCTTTCTTGATATGCTTCCTCAGTGCATAGAAGTAGGGGGAGGTATATGAGCACTGCCTACATTTGAGTGCTCGGAGTTTCGTTTTGTCCCGCTCTAGGTTAGAGGCAGAGACAAGCACGCAGCTGGCAGGCTTCTTCTGATTTCGGTCGCAGAGGCTTCGAATGGTGGCTGTATGCTGCCGGATCACATCTGCGTTGGCCTTGAAGTCCCGGTGCTTCTTCTGATAATGAATGAGTACCCCTTTGACCGTCCGGTTCCCATAATCACAGTGCTGGCAAAAGAACATCTCATTCTCCACAGGAGGGCCATCTCTCTCAGAACTGCTTCGGTTCAGCTGTTGCATGGGGGCGGGTGGCCGGGGGGAGCCTTGGGGCCCTTCGACCCCTCTCATCATTGCAGCTGTGGGAGGAGCCTGTCTGATATATTTGGCAGTAACCTTTATTTCTGGGTGTCTTTTCTGGTAGTGGACAAGCACTCCCACAACTGACCGATTGCTGTAGGAACAGTGTTTGCAGTAGTAAAGCTCAGTACTGAGGTCTGGTGGCGGGGGTTGTGGGGGGGGTGGGGAACCCATGTTGGACATTTTGGGAGACATTGGAGCACCCACCTCAAATGATAATTGAGAAAGGGCAGAGCCCCTGTCCACAGACACCATTCGCATAGTTTTCTGGATCCTAAAGTAGGAAGCCTTTTCTTCGGGGTGTTTCTTCTGATAATGAACCAAGACAGAATGCATGTTGGGGCTTGCAAACGAACAAACATCACAATCATAAACAACAACAGTGTTGACCAAAGGGTCCTTCTGATTTTCACATTCAGGAGTAAAGGTCTTGGAAGGAGTGTTTTTGTTGAACGTAGCTGGCAAACCACCACCACGAGCCACAGGCGTGGAAGTCGCCATGTTCTTGGGAGCTGAATTCAGAATCTCCCTCAGGGTCTGGGATTCTGTATTCAGCCCTTCCTGCTGCTCCACGACATAGCTTGAAAATATCATCGCGTTGTTGATCTTCACCGTGGGATGCATTCTTTGGTAATGTGGCATTAGGCTTCTAACATTCGGGCTCGTGTATGAACAAAACCGACACCGGTAGATCAGGTCCGAGTGATCAAAGTTGAGTACATTCATGGCTTCTGGGTGGTGTTCACCGTAATGCTGCTGGAGATCTTCGAAGTTGGTGTAATCAATGTAGCATTCCAGGCACCTGTACACTGCACTGTGATCGTTGGGGTCCAAGATGTACCTAAAGCTGAATTTAATGTACGGGTGCATTCGTTGGTAGTGGGTGCTAACACTCCGGGCAGATTTGTTGTTAAAGTCACAGTGTTTACAATAGTAAAGCCTTCCAGAGTCACCAAAGTCTGTGTTTTCATTATTGTGCTCGGTCCCATAGATGGGAGTTTGGGTATTCAGCAGAGCAGTATTGGAAACTTGGTGATCTTTCAAGTTTGTTGAGGAGCCGTAATAATCCTCTTCATCTTCAGAAAGGGTGAGCTCAATCTCAGCCCCATTGGTGGCATTGTAATCGTGGGTGATGTTTCTGAAGTTGGGCTCCTTCTGGGGCTCACTGGTATCTCTTGCCCATATCTGTTGGGCAGAAAAGGAAGTGGGAACCTCTATGATGGGTTCTGTCGGCTCTTCCTCCCTGTCCAACTCAACTTCTATCTCGACTTCgttgtcttcctcttcctcttcatcaTCCTCAACATTGATCACTGCATCTTCCTGCTGTTTAGTTTGGTTAATTTTGCTCTGAAGGTTGCTTGCTATCTCATCAATCCTGGTTCTCTTCTTCACGGGTGACAAATCTAGAGGAAAGTCATTGGCGAGCTTCCTAGAGGCCTTAGCTACAAAATTGTTCTTGGAGGACAACCCAAGAATTGAGGTCTGACTTTTCTTCACAGTGTTGCTGGAAGAGGGGTGGCTGTCTGTCTCATTTTCCAATGGTAGGCTTGAGGGCTGCCCCTCGAATTTTGGCAAGTTGTCACAGAATGAATGTTTATGCTGCTGATGGACTCTTAGCCCTTTCAGAGTTGTGGTGGAGTAATTACACATGGTGCATTTGTATGGGTGCAGAGGTGCGGCTTGTGTGGGTGGCTGTGGCTGCTGCGTTGGTGGTGGCTGTGTTTGTGGCTGGGATGGCACCTGATGTGGTGGCTGCAGCTGTGGTGGCTGTGGCTGCTGCAGTGGCTGtggttgtgatggtggtggtggtggtggcggtggtggtggttgcGGTGGCTGTTGCTGCTGCAAGGGATCCAACATGACTCCTGACTTTCTACCATTGATGCTTGAGCTCTCATAAGACACCATGCCTTCATTCAGTGAGGATGAAATGCTTTCACTCTGGGAATTCACAGCATCCCAATCTGACGTTGTACCCGTGTGACACTGTTTGTGAGCCCCAAGTTTCAACGAGCTCTTGCAAGTAAACGGACATTCGTCACATTTGTAGACAGCTGTCTTTCCAGATAAGTGGATATTTTCTATGTGAC
It encodes the following:
- the ZNF462 gene encoding zinc finger protein 462 isoform X1; the protein is MEVLQCDGCDFRAPSYEDLKAHIQDVHTAFLQPTDVAEDNVNEPRCGSMNASNQTEVEFSSIKDEFAIAEDLSGQNATALGTGGYYGHSPGYYGHHIAANPKPTNKFFQCKFCVRYFRSKNLLIEHTRKVHGAQAEGSSSGPPVPGSLNYNIMMHEGFGKVFSCQFCTYKSPRRARIIKHQKMYHKNNLKETTAPPPAPAPMPDPVVPPVSLQDPCKELPAEVVERSILESMVKPLTKSRGNFCCEWCSYQTPRRERWCDHMMKKHRSMVKILSSLRQQQEGTNLPDVPNKSAPSPTSNSTYLTMNAASREIPNTTVSNFRGSMGNSIMRPNSSSASKFSPMSYPQMKPKSPHNSGLVNLAERSRYGMTDMTNSSADLETNSMLNDSSSDEELNEIDSENGLSVMDHQTSGLSAEQLMGSDGNKLLETKGIPFRRFMNRFQCPFCPFLTMHRRSISRHIENIHLSGKTAVYKCDECPFTCKSSLKLGAHKQCHTGTTSDWDAVNSQSESISSSLNEGMVSYESSSINGRKSGVMLDPLQQQQPPQPPPPPPPPPPSQPQPLQQPQPPQLQPPHQVPSQPQTQPPPTQQPQPPTQAAPLHPYKCTMCNYSTTTLKGLRVHQQHKHSFCDNLPKFEGQPSSLPLENETDSHPSSSNTVKKSQTSILGLSSKNNFVAKASRKLANDFPLDLSPVKKRTRIDEIASNLQSKINQTKQQEDAVINVEDDEEEEEDNEVEIEVELDREEEPTEPIIEVPTSFSAQQIWARDTSEPQKEPNFRNITHDYNATNGAEIELTLSEDEEDYYGSSTNLKDHQVSNTALLNTQTPIYGTEHNNENTDFGDSGRLYYCKHCDFNNKSARSVSTHYQRMHPYIKFSFRYILDPNDHSAVYRCLECYIDYTNFEDLQQHYGEHHPEAMNVLNFDHSDLIYRCRFCSYTSPNVRSLMPHYQRMHPTVKINNAMIFSSYVVEQQEGLNTESQTLREILNSAPKNMATSTPVARGGGLPATFNKNTPSKTFTPECENQKDPLVNTVVVYDCDVCSFASPNMHSVLVHYQKKHPEEKASYFRIQKTMRMVSVDRGSALSQLSFEVGAPMSPKMSNMGSPPPPQPPPPDLSTELYYCKHCSYSNRSVVGVLVHYQKRHPEIKVTAKYIRQAPPTAAMMRGVEGPQGSPRPPAPMQQLNRSSSERDGPPVENEMFFCQHCDYGNRTVKGVLIHYQKKHRDFKANADVIRQHTATIRSLCDRNQKKPASCVLVSASNLERDKTKLRALKCRQCSYTSPYFYALRKHIKKDHPALKATVTSIMRWAFLDGLIEAGYHCEWCIYSHTEPNGLLLHYQRRHPEHYVDYTYMATKLWAGPDPSPPSLTMPAEAKTYRCRDCVFEAVSIWDITNHYQAFHPWAMNGDESVLLDIIKEKDAVEKPILSSEELAGPVNCENSIPTPLPEQEAECPEDARLSPEKSLQLASANPAISSTPYQCTVCQSEYNNLHGLLTHYGKKHPGMKVKAADFAQDIDINPGAVYKCRHCPYINTRIHGVLTHYQKRHPSIKVTAEDFVHDVEQSADISQNDVEETSRIFKQGYGAYRCKLCPYTHGTLEKLKIHYEKYHNQPEFDVFSQSPPKLPVPLEPEMTTEVSPSQVSITEEEVGEEPVSTSHFSTSHLVSHTVFRCQLCKYFCSTRKGIARHYRIKHNNVRAQPEGKNNLFKCALCAYTNPIRKGLAAHYQKRHDIDAYYTHCLAASRTISDKPNKVIIPSPPKDDSPQLSEELRRAVEKKKCSLCSFQSFSKKGIVSHYMKRHPGVFPKKQHASKLGGYFTAVYADEHEKPTLMEEEERSSFEKAEVEGEAQEIEWLPFRCIKCFKLSFSTAELLCMHYTDHHSRDLKRDFIILGNGPRLQNSTYQCKHCDSKLQSTAELTSHLNIHNEEFQKRAKRQERRKQLLSKQKYADGAFADFKQERPFGHLEEVPKIKERKVVGYKCKFCVEVHPTLRAICNHLRKHVQYGNVPAVSAAVKGLRSHERSHLALAMFTREDKYSCQYCSFVSAFRHNLDRHMQTHHGHHKPFRCKLCSFKSSYNSRLKTHILKAHAGEHAYKCSWCSFSTMTISQLKEHSLKVHGKALTLPRPRIVSLLSSHSHHSSQKATPAEEVEDSNDSSYSEPPDVQQQLNHYQSAALARNNSRVSPVPLSGAAAGTEQKTEAVLHCEFCEFSSGYIQSIRRHYRDKHGGKKLFKCKDCSFYTGFKSAFTMHVEAGHSAVPEEGPKDLRCPLCLYHTKYKRNMIDHIVLHREERVVPIEVCRSKLSKYLQGVVFRCDKCTFTCSSDESLQQHIEKHNELKPYKCQLCYYETKHTEELDSHLRDEHKVSRNFELVGRVNLDQLEQMKEKMESSSSDDEDKEDEMNSKTEDRELMRFSDHGAAINTEKRFPCEFCGRAFSQGSEWERHVLRHGMALNDTKQVSREEIHPKEIMENSVKMPSIEEKEDDEAIGIDFSLKNETVAICVVTADKSLLENAEAKKE